attttcaaagcacCGGAAACGGTGGTCCTGTGACcggaatataaaaaaacacggaagtgctttgtttttattttacagcctgCTGTCAGATGCACCTTTGGGCTGCAGCAATCGTTTCAAATCCGCTATTAAATTAACCAGAGGTCGACGCAAACATCCTTGGAGGGAGTGAGGTAGCTAACAGAGCTTATGTTGCTTCGCTGGGTAGTTTAGCTCACCAGCTAACGTTAACGATAATCTGGTTTCTAATGCTAACAGGGGACTTTACTGAACGTTAATGAAGTTCATCACCGTTACACAAGTGCTGCATTAAAATATCACAGATAAACTAAACGCATGTGTTTGACTGTAGAAAATGACAAGTGTGCTGCTGTTAATGCATGTAACCGTAGACTGTATATTCCAAACAATATAACTAGCTGTATCGGCACTGAGTAACTAACTGTGTCCATTCGTTTTATGTTTAAACATGATTTATGAGCTCGATAAATCATATTATACTTCTCGCTCTGCTAAATAAAGGTTTGTATTTGCAGCTTTGTCGTCACCATGGTGGAGCCCACAGCATCTGGCGTGTTCTGTAACAGGATGCTGAGTATGGTTAACTCTGAGGATGTTAACGCTATCATCCAGGCTCAGAGACACATGTGAGTGTCATGGTGTGATTATCTTCATGTGGCTTTTCTGCTTCTTTGCGTTACCAAATATACAAcgggtgtgttgtgtgtcaggTCATTTTCCTTGCATGTGGCAGTgattttaaaaactgcattgttTTTCGTTAAACCTATATCTAAGATAATTTTTGCTTtgctgaacatttaaaaaaaaaaaacaggcttgACCGCTTTGAGAAAACCAATGAAATGTTGATCAACTTCAACGGGCTCTCCAACGTGCGACTGCAGCAGATGAACGAGCGCTTCCTTCTCCACACTCGCACCCTTGTGGAAATGAAAAAGATCTGGACAGCGTCTTCAGGAGGATCAGGTatgtcaccacacacacacacacacacacacacacacacacacacacacacacacacacacacacacacacacacttcagacaTCTCTGTTTATTGGCCTCCTTTGCTTTCATAGGACACTAAAAGGGAAGATTGCTAAGCAGTACCCAGAAGCTTTCAGCAGTAAGTTACAATTTATTTCCATTTGTCATTTTATAACATCAGTGGACTTCCCTAAAACATCTTGTCTGAGATATTTATGTTTGTCTGTCAGATATTCATGAATCGCCCATCCTGGGGGACGACGACGATGAGTTTGATCCAGTTCCCCCCAGTGCTGCTACAGCCATTACAATAGCCACTTCGGAGCAAAGCACAGAGTCCTGTGACACAAGTCCAGATGTCATCTCACCCACTGTGAGCAGATGCTCTGAAGATCTCTCTCAAGAGCTTCCTGACACGCCTACCTCCGATGGCTTAGAGACAGCTGTCCTGCAGGACGAGGGTCCGGACTCTGTACCTGCGGAATAGTGAGCAGTATGGGAATGGATTTCAGCCTCTTGAGCTTCAATTCACGATTTTAGCAGGAGATCATGATGTACATTTGAGTTTGTGGTGGCCTCAACATGACATTTCCACTCCTGTTTGGAAGAGCGTCACAACCTTGATGTTAGATGTGGCTATGAACTGTCTGTGGATGCTGGATATTTGTCAGCatggttatttgttttatgcCTGCATAGCACTAAAAAAAGCAGGTAGTACTTGAAGTGATATAGTGTCTCACTATAGATGTCTATATCCTAGTACTGAAAGTTAAGTAAACCCTCACTTATTAAATGGTAATAAGCATATAGagttatttgttgtttgaagaGATGCACACCTGACTCATGATTTCTGTCATGATTTCTGTTACTTAACAGACATTAATGTTCTTAACCTGAAACACAGCTGCTTCTGTTTTTACTATTACAATATCATCATAATGCAGCATTTTAATTCTATAGGCCCCTTTTTAAACTGGGAAATATGTTTGTTGGTGCATTAATGAACATTACTGCAGCATTTTCTCTGATGCTTTATGGAAACCTTGCCACCTTGCATCGCAGGAAAAACTATAATATGAGTGATTCAGCAAACTACTCAAGAACACAATAGCAGGGCAGAGGCTCGTTGAGAAGAGAGCTGGAAACCAGGCTGTGTGAGTGAAGGATCCAATCATCCCTTGCTCCCCATTAAAGATAGTCTTGGTGTAAAAGGGAAAATCCATCTTAAAATGtgcttcatttgtttttgtcatatttttacaactcagttttattttgtggtTTCAAAAAACAGCTCCTGATTCTTTGAAAGGAGAGTATAATAATCAGATATTAAAGctgcttcataataataatgtaatataaattaATGTATTGACTCCACTGTCCTAAATTGAGAGaataacaaaaaatgatttataagATTTGTTATTGTATCTTGACAACTGTTTTTGGCTCACGTTTATGAACAATATCTGCCAAATGGTGTCCtttgatgtattttaaataaaacattctttGCATAACAATAAGATGCAAAGAGaaagatattacatttaaaccaaacGTAAGGTAAGCAACTAGCTTAGCCCTCTCAAATTGTAAGCATCAAGGCAGTAAATAATGTTGATTCAAGGTGAAAATACAACTGAtgctgtatgtatgtatgtatgtatgtatgtatgtatgtatgtatgtatgtatgtatgtatgtatgtatgtatgtatgtatgtatgtatgtatgtatgtatgtatgtatgtatgtatgtatgtaagcGGCAACTGCTCTGTTGCCATAGAACCCAAAAGTTTCAGTGTGTGGCAATTGGTGGATAGTAGCATAACTCATTTTAAATCTGTTAGGAAATATGAgctctaaaaacaaaacaacaaatgtgtcagatcagcataaaaaaaaatgattatcCACTTCATGGATGGATTATGGTTGAGGTTGAATTTAGTTATGTTCAGAATTGATGCAATGCAATAGTGGGCTTCTGAATATGCTAAAATCACTGGACTTTAATCTGATTTATGTGCTTATGCATAGGGCAGCATCTCATAATCCGTCCATTGGGCTATGTAATGTTACAGTATACTGGTTACTGCACACAATGAGCAGAGTTAATCTGAGCGAGGCAAacctttttttacaaatatgcaCCATATGAGCATAATATCACCTGAAATATTTAAGGTAATAAAACTAAATTTTGACACAAGggaaaaaatgtatgtttaatggcttccatgtcatgtgactTAATGACTCCAAATCCATGCAGCAGTTTAGATCTACATTGGCACCTGACACCTCCTTTTATAGAAGgttagtgttttaaaaaaaatctgaatacgACTATTTGTATGATATAATCAGCAGTATTTGAATTGACAACTCATCGATTTTTtccaaagcaaaaaaaagagtCTTGTTCACAGTAGTTCTTCAATGCTGCATTGAGTCGGACTCATAATGTCCCAGGCTATTGCACATGACATAGAGGCTATTGAGTATAAAAATAGTTTACGGTTCAAATACTGCTGATTATTTCATTGAAATCTTCACATAAAAGCACCAACATTTAACTAAATATAGGTGTGTCCTCCTTTTCCAGTGTAGTTAAATAGTTCTGCACTGATTTGGAATAGGAAGGTAATATGGACATATAACAAATagttaaagatttaaaaaatgctgattATTATAGAAATGTTCATATAAAAGCACTAACACTTATTTTAAACAGGTGTGTACCTTTGTGGTTTTACAATGCTGCATGTTTGTATCCAACGGTTATTGATAGCTACCGCCAGAGGGCGCTAAGCCCGGAAAGaagcagtttttatttcacacactggGTTGAACAGCACTGTAGCTAGCTCGTCCACACCAGTACAGGTACATTACTTCACGTTTTGGGATGTCTTGTTGTATGTTTCACTGTGAATAAAAGCCCTTGGGACTGGGCTCACGGtacaacatttttgtattattttacgTAGACCATCCGCCCGTAGCCATGTCTTGCCGGCTGGCTTTCTAGCTTTACTAACATCAGTGCTACTGTTGCTACCAGCTGTGATGTTCACCGTCATCACACGGAAGACACACTgacaatactactactgaaaGATCTACCAGCAAGAAAACTAACCCACTTTATGAGGGGCTCACCTGAAGCTGCTCCACTTCCGCTCCTAACATGAAGAGGCTCACCAAGAAGAAGGCTATGACTCTAGTGAAGGAGTTGGACGCCTTCCCCAAAGTCCCCGAGAGCTATGTGGAGGCCACAGCCAGCGGCGGGACAGGTAACACGGACAGTGCTCAGCCACACGAAGCCTTCAGATACTACAGATCAGAGACAAGCTAATACCACAATGTATACATACTCCCATGCAAGTAAATGTCATGATTTCAAAACGGTAACATGTATTCGgtggtttaaatgtaaaatgtgtccCTGTAAAAATAAGGAATTTAAGGCTCATTTATCCTGCATGTTATCACAGCCAATCGAAATCAGCATAGAAAGAGATACATGGTTTCATTTCAGAGgacaaatattaaacaaaagcGGAAGCTGTCACACAAATGTAGGGAGGTAGAAATTACAATATTTAGCTATGAAGTGGAGTATACATTACATGTAAATagtcaagtaaagtacctcaaacgTGAACTTAAGTCCAGTACTTGAGTAAGTGTACTGGGTTACATGCCACTACTGTAAAGGGGtaactttaatgttgcagtGACTCATTTTGATACTCTTTCCAGTGTCTCTGATAGCGTTCACTCTCATGGCTGTCCTCGCCTTCCTGGAGTTCTTtgtgtacacaaacacatggatGAAGTATGAATATGAGGTGGACAAGGACTACAGCAGGTAAGAGAGAAGTGCTTTAAGTTGTTTTTGTAATTCAACCTAGTCGTCTTTGCTGGGTGTGTTCCCTCACTGCATGTGCTCTTCATTTACAGCAAGCTGAGGATAAATGTTGACATTACAGTGGCCATGCGCTGCCAATGTAAGTTcaaaacatttctgtatttaatttttatttcaGCCTTAAAAGAAGTAGCTCTCATTCATATTTAGTTGAGAAGCATGTcattgatgtttttaatttgattgcAGATATCGGTGCAGATGTTCTGGATCTGGCAGAGAACATGGTTGCTTCTGATGGCTTAAAATATGAACCAGTGAGTATGAGCGTCTTTAGTGTGCAACATTTTACCTATGTTTTCATAATAGAATATCACTTCTGCTTAtctgacatttgtgttttgttcattttcaggtcaACTTTGAGCTCCCTCCAGAGCAGAGGTTATGGCACATGTAAGatgacatttttgacattttcaacaCGTATTTATAAACACTCCCTAAAGGAATACGGTGGCACTTTTCATTCAACAGTATTAAGCTATActattaacattacatttacaacTCTGAATACCAATATCCATCTCATGagggaatataaatatattttttacattttttaaagtaaag
Above is a genomic segment from Eleginops maclovinus isolate JMC-PN-2008 ecotype Puerto Natales chromosome 2, JC_Emac_rtc_rv5, whole genome shotgun sequence containing:
- the kxd1 gene encoding LOW QUALITY PROTEIN: kxDL motif-containing protein 1 (The sequence of the model RefSeq protein was modified relative to this genomic sequence to represent the inferred CDS: inserted 1 base in 1 codon), coding for MVEPTASGVFCNRMLSMVNSEDVNAIIQAQRHMLDRFEKTNEMLINFNGLSNVRLQQMNERFLLHTRTLVEMXKDLDSVFRRIRTLKGKIAKQYPEAFSNIHESPILGDDDDEFDPVPPSAATAITIATSEQSTESCDTSPDVISPTVSRCSEDLSQELPDTPTSDGLETAVLQDEGPDSVPAE